A stretch of the Fusobacterium varium genome encodes the following:
- a CDS encoding gluconate permease: MEAVSSTQMLVGLAIGIGILIALSLKTKVHTFIALIIATIVTGLIGGMEVTVVMKSITTGFGNTLGSTGIIIGLGVMMGIILEKSGAAEQMAFTVIKMIGKNKEEWALGLTGYIVSIPVFSDSALVILTPIAKALSKLSGKSVVGLGLALATGLQLTHVFVPPTPGPLTVAGILGIDVGVMIMAGILCTIPVYVVSMLYCKWLGTKIYQVPSDDPACGENEFTRMDFKKEYLKSIENIEELHKAKNLPSVGLSFAPVVVPLILIFINTITKFAGLKGSYMTAVELFGSPITALIIGTLISIYGLGAKMSKKEVHDAMAEAIQSTGMIMLITGAGGSLGFVVRESGIGNALGNAVIYIGIPGLLIPFIIAALMRIALGSATVALTTAATLTAPLLAQLGISPVLAAMSTCAGGVAFSYFNDSGFWVFNGLYGLEDIKDQFWAKTMISFVGSGAALAVVLIASIFIK; encoded by the coding sequence ATGGAAGCAGTAAGCAGTACACAAATGCTTGTTGGACTAGCGATAGGAATAGGTATATTGATAGCACTATCACTAAAAACAAAAGTACATACATTTATAGCATTAATAATAGCAACTATTGTAACAGGATTAATTGGAGGAATGGAAGTTACAGTAGTTATGAAAAGTATAACTACAGGTTTTGGAAATACATTGGGAAGTACAGGAATAATTATTGGACTTGGGGTTATGATGGGAATTATCCTTGAAAAATCAGGAGCAGCAGAACAGATGGCATTTACTGTAATCAAGATGATTGGAAAAAATAAAGAGGAGTGGGCATTAGGTCTTACAGGTTATATAGTATCTATACCAGTATTCTCAGATTCAGCTTTAGTTATTTTAACTCCAATAGCAAAAGCATTATCAAAACTTAGTGGAAAATCAGTGGTTGGATTAGGATTGGCACTTGCAACTGGATTACAACTGACACATGTATTTGTTCCACCTACACCAGGACCTCTAACAGTAGCAGGTATTTTAGGAATAGATGTTGGAGTCATGATAATGGCAGGAATACTTTGTACAATTCCAGTATATGTAGTTTCTATGCTTTACTGTAAATGGTTGGGAACTAAGATATATCAAGTACCATCAGATGACCCAGCTTGTGGGGAAAATGAATTTACAAGAATGGATTTTAAGAAAGAATATTTAAAATCGATAGAAAATATTGAAGAACTTCATAAAGCTAAAAATCTACCATCAGTAGGATTATCTTTTGCACCAGTTGTAGTTCCATTAATACTGATTTTTATAAATACAATAACTAAATTTGCAGGATTAAAAGGAAGCTATATGACAGCAGTTGAATTATTTGGAAGTCCAATAACTGCTTTAATAATAGGAACATTAATTTCTATTTATGGTCTTGGAGCTAAAATGTCTAAAAAAGAAGTTCATGATGCTATGGCAGAAGCTATTCAATCTACAGGAATGATAATGCTTATAACTGGAGCTGGAGGATCTTTAGGATTTGTAGTAAGAGAATCAGGAATAGGAAATGCATTAGGAAATGCAGTAATATACATAGGTATACCTGGGCTACTGATTCCATTTATAATTGCAGCTTTGATGAGAATAGCATTAGGGTCAGCAACAGTAGCACTAACTACAGCAGCAACATTAACAGCTCCATTGTTAGCACAATTGGGAATCAGTCCTGTTCTTGCAGCAATGTCTACATGTGCTGGAGGAGTAGCATTCAGTTATTTTAATGACAGTGGATTCTGGGTATTTAATGGACTGTATGGTTTAGAAGATATTAAAGATCAATTCTGGGCAAAAACAATGATTTCATTTGTTGGATCTGGAGCAGCATTGGCAGTAGTTCTCATAGCAAGTATTTTTATAAAGTAA
- the garR gene encoding 2-hydroxy-3-oxopropionate reductase: MKVGFIGLGIMGRPMCKNVLKAGYDVVAFDMNKAALDDVVSAGAKAAGSAKEVGENCDVLITMLPNSPHVKAVLFNENGAAEGLKAGTTVIDMSSINPVESQSIAAKLAETGVELLDAPVSGGEPKAIDGTISVMVGGKEEIFNKYYDLMKTMSGSVVRVGDVGAGNTTKLANQMIVALNIAALSEAFVLCEKAGVDPQLVFDAIKGGLAGSTVMNAKAPMMISRNFEPGFRIELHIKDLQNALDTSHSINASLPLTAQVMEMMQALKIDGREKKDHSAILNYYEKINNVTVGEKK; encoded by the coding sequence ATGAAAGTAGGATTTATCGGATTAGGTATCATGGGAAGACCAATGTGTAAGAATGTTTTAAAGGCAGGATATGATGTAGTGGCATTTGATATGAATAAAGCAGCATTAGATGATGTAGTGTCAGCAGGAGCAAAAGCAGCTGGATCAGCAAAAGAAGTTGGAGAAAACTGTGATGTATTGATAACAATGCTTCCAAATTCTCCACATGTGAAAGCAGTACTTTTTAATGAAAATGGAGCAGCTGAAGGGTTAAAAGCAGGAACTACTGTTATAGATATGAGTTCTATCAATCCAGTAGAAAGCCAAAGTATAGCAGCAAAATTAGCTGAAACAGGAGTGGAACTTTTAGATGCACCAGTTTCAGGTGGAGAACCAAAAGCAATAGATGGAACTATATCTGTTATGGTTGGAGGAAAGGAAGAAATATTCAACAAATACTATGATTTAATGAAAACTATGTCTGGATCAGTAGTAAGAGTAGGAGATGTAGGAGCAGGAAATACTACAAAATTAGCAAATCAGATGATAGTTGCTCTTAATATTGCAGCATTAAGTGAAGCTTTTGTTCTTTGTGAAAAAGCAGGAGTAGACCCTCAATTAGTATTTGATGCAATAAAAGGAGGACTTGCAGGAAGTACTGTAATGAATGCAAAAGCTCCTATGATGATATCAAGAAACTTTGAACCAGGATTCAGAATTGAATTACATATAAAAGATCTTCAAAATGCACTGGATACTTCTCATTCAATAAATGCTTCTTTACCTTTGACAGCTCAAGTAATGGAAATGATGCAGGCTTTAAAAATAGATGGAAGAGAGAAAAAAGATCACTCAGCTATTTTAAATTACTATGAAAAAATAAACAATGTAACAGTTGGAGAAAAAAAATAA
- the gudD gene encoding glucarate dehydratase, whose translation MIPKIVEMNVIPVAGYDSMLLNLSGAHGPYFTRNVVILKADNGAIGVGEVPGGEKIRKTLEDAKELVVGKSIGEYKNIIKNIYDTFKDRDASGRGNQTFDLRTTVHVMTAVEASLLDILGKFLNVPVAALLGEGQQREKVKVLGYLFYIGDKDKTDLPYLDNDDNSDDWGKVRRKEAMTPEAVVELAKAAHKRYGFEDFKLKGGVLKGAEEIKAIKALHEAFPEARITLDPNGAWSLKEAISLCKDMHGILAYAEDPCGAENGFSGREVMAEFRKATGLPTATNMIATDWRQMQHSIALNSVSIPLADPHFWTMEGSVRVAQMCNEFGLTWGSHSNNHFDISLAMFSHVAAAAPGNITAIDTHWIWQDGQDLTKNAHKIVGGEITVPKDVPGLGIEIDMDKIMAAHKLYVEKNLGARDDSVAMQYLIKDWKFDNKRPCLDRD comes from the coding sequence ATGATACCTAAAATTGTAGAAATGAATGTAATTCCAGTAGCTGGATATGACAGTATGCTGCTTAATCTAAGTGGAGCTCATGGACCTTATTTCACAAGAAATGTAGTTATTTTAAAAGCAGATAATGGAGCTATCGGAGTGGGAGAAGTTCCAGGTGGGGAAAAAATAAGAAAAACTTTGGAAGATGCTAAAGAATTAGTGGTAGGAAAAAGTATTGGAGAATATAAAAATATTATAAAAAATATTTATGATACATTTAAAGACAGAGATGCTTCTGGAAGAGGAAATCAGACATTTGACCTTAGAACAACAGTTCATGTAATGACAGCAGTTGAAGCTTCTCTATTAGATATACTGGGGAAATTTTTAAATGTACCAGTAGCAGCATTATTGGGAGAAGGGCAACAAAGAGAAAAAGTAAAAGTACTAGGGTATCTATTCTACATAGGAGATAAAGATAAAACTGATCTTCCTTATTTAGATAATGATGATAATTCAGATGATTGGGGAAAAGTTAGAAGAAAAGAAGCAATGACACCTGAAGCTGTTGTTGAGTTAGCAAAAGCAGCTCATAAGAGATATGGATTTGAAGACTTTAAATTAAAAGGAGGGGTGCTGAAGGGAGCAGAAGAAATTAAAGCTATAAAAGCTCTTCATGAAGCATTCCCAGAAGCAAGAATAACACTTGATCCAAATGGAGCTTGGTCTCTAAAGGAAGCAATATCTTTATGTAAAGATATGCATGGAATACTTGCTTATGCTGAAGATCCATGTGGTGCAGAAAATGGATTCTCTGGAAGGGAAGTTATGGCTGAATTCAGAAAGGCAACAGGTCTTCCTACAGCAACAAATATGATAGCTACTGACTGGAGACAAATGCAGCATTCAATAGCTCTGAATAGTGTTTCCATTCCTCTTGCAGATCCTCATTTCTGGACTATGGAAGGATCAGTAAGAGTTGCACAAATGTGTAATGAATTCGGATTGACTTGGGGTTCTCACTCAAACAATCACTTTGACATCTCTCTAGCAATGTTCAGCCATGTTGCAGCAGCGGCTCCAGGAAATATTACAGCTATAGATACTCACTGGATATGGCAGGATGGACAGGACTTAACTAAAAATGCACATAAAATAGTTGGTGGAGAAATAACAGTCCCTAAAGATGTTCCAGGTCTTGGAATTGAAATAGATATGGATAAAATAATGGCGGCCCATAAATTATATGTAGAGAAAAATTTAGGAGCAAGAGATGATTCTGTGGCTATGCAGTATTTAATAAAAGACTGGAAATTTGATAATAAAAGACCTTGTTTAGATAGGGATTAG
- a CDS encoding putative 4-hydroxy-tetrahydrodipicolinate synthase, translating into MDLNLLKGIYVPILTPMDENENVDIEKLRKQVNFVIDGGVSGILAHGSNSEFYMFDDEDYELIVKTIIEEVKGRVPVIMGIGAIRTSKCIKLAQLGKRIGVDGVALLQPMFLKPTEEELYLHYKTVAESIEELPLLIYNNPRIGYTLSADLVEKLARNVKNIVGIKDSSGDINQLLEFIRRTRDIEFKIFGGKDTLLFSSLTVGAVGGVCTAANIFPELVTSIYNKYKEGDLKESLELQFKLNPVRLSMDKASFPVATKDMANINKMNVGEPIKPSLPSNKTVVDFMAEKMAEAGQIKR; encoded by the coding sequence ATGGATTTAAATTTATTAAAAGGGATATATGTTCCAATTCTTACTCCAATGGACGAGAATGAGAATGTAGATATAGAAAAATTAAGGAAGCAGGTAAATTTTGTAATAGATGGAGGAGTCAGCGGAATATTGGCTCATGGAAGTAATAGTGAGTTCTATATGTTTGATGATGAAGACTATGAACTTATAGTAAAAACTATAATTGAAGAAGTAAAAGGAAGAGTTCCTGTAATAATGGGGATAGGAGCTATAAGAACATCTAAATGTATAAAATTGGCTCAACTGGGAAAAAGAATAGGTGTAGATGGAGTTGCTCTTTTACAGCCTATGTTTTTAAAACCTACAGAAGAAGAACTTTATCTTCATTATAAAACAGTTGCAGAATCTATTGAAGAACTTCCACTTTTGATATATAATAATCCTAGAATAGGATATACATTATCTGCTGATTTAGTAGAAAAACTGGCGAGAAATGTAAAAAATATTGTTGGAATTAAAGATTCTAGCGGAGACATTAATCAATTACTTGAGTTTATAAGAAGAACAAGAGATATAGAATTTAAAATATTTGGAGGAAAAGATACTTTATTATTTTCTTCACTTACAGTAGGAGCAGTAGGAGGAGTATGTACTGCAGCTAATATATTCCCAGAGCTTGTTACATCTATATATAATAAATATAAAGAAGGAGATCTTAAAGAATCATTGGAACTTCAGTTTAAACTTAATCCTGTCAGACTATCTATGGATAAAGCAAGTTTCCCTGTAGCTACAAAAGATATGGCAAATATCAATAAAATGAATGTAGGGGAACCTATAAAACCAAGTCTTCCGTCTAATAAAACTGTTGTAGATTTTATGGCAGAAAAGATGGCAGAAGCTGGTCAAATAAAGAGGTAA
- a CDS encoding glycerate kinase: MKEIKVIIAVDSFKGSASSREVAESIEKGIKKLGRNNIIIKKVSIADGGEGTVEAIIEAVNGEYKFLEVPGPLGDKVKARFGVIRGNTAVLEMAESSGLNLVKHENLNPYKANTYGVGEMLKAILDMGIRDIYIGLGGSATNDGGAGMLASLGVKFYNIKGERIGYTPEELKNIAKVDISCLDPRISEANITVLSDVCNSLCGINGASYIYGPQKGATSEDVKILDKILENYGNIIDNAVGKNFSEESGSGAAGGLGYALLSICGAEFKEGIVKIMELIELENLIKDADLVITGEGRIDNQSVNGKAPVGIAKTAKKYNIPVIAVVGSSARNLDDIYANGIDLVMDIINEPMNLERAIRDVKELLEFAGEKAMRAFFLRGDH, encoded by the coding sequence ATGAAAGAGATAAAAGTCATTATAGCAGTTGATTCTTTTAAGGGAAGTGCATCTTCAAGAGAAGTTGCAGAAAGTATTGAAAAGGGTATAAAGAAATTAGGCAGAAATAATATTATTATAAAAAAAGTTTCAATTGCTGATGGTGGAGAAGGAACAGTAGAAGCCATCATTGAAGCTGTCAATGGAGAATACAAATTTTTAGAAGTACCTGGACCTTTGGGAGATAAAGTTAAAGCAAGGTTTGGAGTGATACGAGGAAATACTGCTGTTCTTGAAATGGCTGAATCTTCTGGATTGAATCTGGTAAAACATGAAAATCTAAATCCATATAAAGCAAATACATATGGAGTAGGAGAGATGCTTAAAGCTATATTAGATATGGGAATAAGAGATATCTATATAGGATTAGGAGGAAGTGCAACTAATGATGGTGGAGCAGGAATGCTTGCTTCATTAGGAGTAAAATTCTATAATATAAAAGGGGAAAGAATAGGTTATACACCAGAAGAATTAAAAAATATAGCTAAAGTAGATATTTCATGCTTAGATCCAAGAATATCAGAGGCAAATATAACAGTTCTGTCAGATGTCTGCAATAGTCTTTGTGGAATAAATGGAGCATCATATATATATGGACCTCAAAAAGGAGCAACATCTGAAGATGTAAAAATTCTTGATAAAATTCTTGAAAACTATGGAAATATTATTGATAATGCTGTTGGAAAAAATTTTTCTGAAGAGTCAGGAAGCGGTGCTGCTGGTGGTCTTGGATATGCACTGTTAAGTATATGTGGAGCAGAGTTCAAAGAAGGTATTGTTAAAATAATGGAACTTATAGAACTTGAAAATTTAATAAAAGATGCAGATCTTGTAATAACTGGTGAAGGAAGAATCGATAACCAATCTGTCAATGGAAAAGCACCAGTAGGGATTGCTAAGACTGCTAAAAAATATAATATTCCTGTTATAGCAGTAGTTGGAAGTTCTGCTAGAAATCTAGATGATATTTATGCTAATGGAATAGATTTAGTAATGGATATAATCAATGAACCTATGAATCTTGAAAGAGCTATTCGTGATGTAAAAGAGTTATTGGAATTTGCAGGAGAAAAGGCTATGAGAGCATTTTTCTTGAGAGGAGATCATTAA
- a CDS encoding aldo/keto reductase: MRKKILLSDGTVIGNMGIGTWYMGDLLSTRNEEIECIRYALDNGINLIDTAEMYGNGNSESLIGEAIRGYERKSLFIVSKVLPSNAGRNRIFKSCENTLKRLGTNYLDMYLLHWRGIVSLDETIECMEELKASGKIKRWGVSNMDIDDMFEITHAAKGDQCQVNQVLYHLGSRGIEYSLKPFTDSRNIPTMAYCPLAQGGRLKDKLLRSKSVIKISEKYGISPIQVLLCFTLSQENMISIPKASKLKHMKENIQCLDIILDEEDIKLLNSEFSAPNKKIPLDIE, from the coding sequence ATGAGAAAAAAGATATTGCTGTCAGATGGAACAGTAATAGGAAATATGGGAATAGGAACTTGGTATATGGGAGATTTACTATCTACTCGAAATGAAGAAATAGAATGTATAAGATATGCACTTGATAATGGGATAAATCTGATAGATACAGCAGAAATGTATGGAAATGGAAACAGTGAGTCTTTAATAGGGGAAGCCATAAGAGGATATGAAAGAAAATCTTTGTTTATTGTATCAAAAGTTCTTCCAAGTAATGCAGGGAGAAACAGAATATTTAAGTCATGTGAGAATACTCTTAAAAGACTGGGAACAAACTATTTAGATATGTATCTTCTTCATTGGAGAGGAATTGTATCTTTAGATGAAACCATTGAGTGTATGGAAGAATTGAAAGCTTCTGGAAAGATTAAGCGTTGGGGAGTATCAAATATGGATATAGATGATATGTTTGAAATAACTCATGCAGCAAAAGGAGATCAATGCCAGGTGAATCAGGTATTGTACCACTTAGGTTCTCGAGGAATAGAATATTCTTTAAAACCTTTTACCGATTCAAGGAATATTCCAACAATGGCATATTGTCCTCTGGCGCAGGGAGGAAGACTAAAAGATAAACTTTTAAGATCAAAATCTGTAATAAAAATAAGTGAGAAATATGGAATATCTCCTATTCAGGTACTTCTTTGCTTCACATTGAGTCAGGAAAATATGATATCAATACCTAAAGCATCAAAGTTAAAACATATGAAAGAAAATATTCAATGTTTAGATATAATATTAGATGAAGAAGATATAAAACTTTTAAATAGTGAATTTTCAGCTCCTAATAAAAAGATTCCATTAGATATAGAATAA
- a CDS encoding amino acid ABC transporter substrate-binding protein translates to MKKLVLIFTLLLSTLSFAAKKLYVGTNAEFKPYEYLEDGKMVGFDIGVMDELGKKLGYEIEWVNMSFDGLLPALQMKKIDAVIAGMSQTPERQKAVSFSIPYIFFTSEHYVIVNENSTFKTKEDLQGKTAGVQMGSMQEQFAINNGSIPKLYNTFTNALMDLQNGKVDCVIIADNSGKEYLNTMDRIKKIDSIIDPKPGASIAFRKSDKELAEKFSDAIIELKTTKEYSELVEKYFPERFEDFKAQNLTK, encoded by the coding sequence ATGAAAAAACTTGTACTTATATTTACACTACTTTTATCAACACTTTCTTTTGCAGCTAAAAAACTTTATGTTGGAACTAACGCTGAGTTCAAACCTTATGAATATCTTGAAGATGGTAAAATGGTTGGATTTGATATTGGGGTAATGGATGAACTTGGAAAAAAATTAGGTTATGAAATAGAATGGGTAAATATGTCTTTTGACGGACTGCTTCCTGCTCTTCAAATGAAAAAAATAGATGCTGTTATTGCTGGGATGTCTCAGACTCCTGAAAGACAAAAAGCTGTGTCTTTCTCTATACCATATATTTTCTTTACTTCTGAACACTATGTTATAGTTAATGAAAACAGTACTTTTAAAACAAAAGAAGATTTACAAGGAAAGACTGCTGGAGTTCAAATGGGAAGTATGCAGGAGCAATTTGCTATAAATAATGGAAGTATCCCTAAATTATACAATACTTTTACAAATGCTCTTATGGATCTTCAAAATGGAAAAGTGGATTGTGTAATTATTGCAGACAACTCTGGAAAAGAATATCTTAACACTATGGACAGAATTAAAAAAATAGATTCTATTATTGATCCTAAACCTGGTGCTTCTATTGCTTTTAGAAAATCTGATAAAGAACTTGCAGAAAAATTTAGCGACGCTATAATTGAATTAAAGACAACTAAAGAGTATTCTGAACTTGTTGAAAAATATTTTCCTGAAAGATTTGAAGATTTTAAAGCGCAAAATCTGACAAAATAG
- a CDS encoding amino acid ABC transporter substrate-binding protein encodes MKKLIILFMMILSTLSFAAKKLYVGTNAEFKPYEYLEGDKITGFDIDFMDAIGKEIGYEVHWVNMGFDGLLPALQMNKVDAVIAGMSQTPERQKAVDFSMPYMFTKSEHYVIVNENSSIVKKEELKDKKVGVQIGTIQEEFTIALGGIPQIYNAWTGALMDLQQDKISAVIIADVSGNAYLENMKGLKKVDIVVDSQPGASIAFRKGETDLVKAVNEAILKLRDDGTYLQLLEKYFPERTEEFKEAFKK; translated from the coding sequence ATGAAAAAACTTATTATATTATTTATGATGATTTTATCAACACTTTCTTTTGCAGCTAAAAAACTTTATGTGGGAACTAATGCTGAATTTAAGCCTTACGAGTATCTTGAAGGAGATAAAATAACTGGGTTCGATATTGACTTTATGGATGCCATTGGAAAAGAAATAGGATATGAAGTTCATTGGGTGAATATGGGATTTGATGGACTGCTTCCTGCTCTGCAGATGAACAAAGTGGATGCTGTTATTGCTGGGATGTCTCAAACTCCTGAAAGACAAAAGGCTGTTGATTTTTCAATGCCTTATATGTTTACTAAATCTGAGCATTATGTTATAGTCAATGAAAATAGTTCTATTGTCAAAAAAGAGGAGCTAAAAGATAAAAAAGTCGGAGTTCAGATTGGAACTATTCAAGAAGAATTTACTATTGCATTAGGTGGAATACCTCAGATATATAATGCATGGACTGGAGCTTTGATGGATCTTCAGCAAGATAAAATCTCTGCTGTTATCATTGCAGATGTATCTGGAAATGCTTATCTTGAAAATATGAAAGGCCTAAAAAAAGTTGACATTGTTGTAGACAGTCAGCCTGGTGCTTCTATAGCATTTAGAAAAGGAGAAACTGACCTTGTAAAAGCCGTAAATGAAGCTATTTTAAAGTTAAGAGATGATGGGACTTATCTTCAATTATTGGAAAAATACTTTCCTGAAAGAACTGAAGAATTTAAAGAAGCATTTAAAAAATAG
- a CDS encoding amidohydrolase: MENMTAKLSKLFSKYAEEFKELNEYLYNNPELGLQEFKACAAHTEMLKKHGFTVETNFAGLPTSFIGKYSTGKPGPKVAILAEYDALPGIGHGCGHNIFGVTSVAAGILTKEIMGDTAGEIMIIGTPAEETNGAKVHMAALGVFDDIDIAMAAHPTGEAHHRSGTSQAMEAIQFTFKGKTAHAAGAPHEGINALDGVLILFNSINALRQQTLETARIHGIISNGGKAANIIPDLAVANFYVRAKTLDYLKGLVERVKNCAKGAALASGTTLETTNYETSFADLVTNEKLSAAYEKNLKSLGVTDIRSKESGGSTDMGDVSHCCPAIHPYFPLTTAHLTGHSVEFASASIAPEAYKGMEESAISMALTAMDIFTDAELLKKIKDEFNKNVKKM, encoded by the coding sequence ATGGAAAATATGACAGCAAAACTTTCAAAACTTTTTTCAAAATATGCAGAGGAATTCAAAGAATTAAACGAATATCTATACAATAATCCTGAACTGGGATTACAGGAATTTAAAGCTTGTGCAGCACATACTGAAATGTTAAAAAAACATGGTTTTACAGTTGAAACAAACTTTGCAGGGCTTCCTACTTCTTTTATTGGAAAGTACAGTACTGGAAAACCTGGTCCTAAAGTAGCTATTCTTGCTGAATATGATGCTCTTCCTGGGATTGGTCATGGTTGCGGACATAACATATTTGGTGTTACAAGTGTAGCTGCTGGTATTCTTACTAAAGAAATAATGGGAGATACAGCTGGAGAAATAATGATAATTGGTACTCCTGCTGAAGAAACTAATGGTGCAAAAGTACATATGGCTGCTCTTGGTGTCTTTGATGATATTGATATAGCTATGGCTGCTCATCCTACTGGAGAGGCTCATCACAGAAGCGGTACTTCTCAAGCTATGGAAGCTATCCAGTTTACATTCAAAGGTAAAACTGCCCATGCTGCTGGAGCTCCTCATGAAGGTATAAATGCTTTAGATGGAGTATTAATTTTATTTAACTCTATTAATGCTCTGAGACAGCAGACTTTAGAAACTGCCAGAATACATGGAATCATCTCTAATGGAGGAAAAGCAGCTAATATAATCCCTGACTTAGCAGTAGCTAACTTTTATGTAAGAGCTAAAACATTAGATTATTTAAAAGGGCTTGTAGAAAGAGTTAAAAATTGTGCTAAAGGCGCTGCTCTTGCCAGTGGAACTACTTTAGAGACAACAAACTATGAAACTAGCTTTGCTGATCTTGTTACTAATGAAAAACTTTCAGCAGCTTATGAAAAAAATCTAAAATCTTTAGGTGTTACTGACATCAGAAGCAAAGAATCAGGAGGATCTACAGATATGGGAGATGTAAGCCACTGCTGCCCAGCTATACATCCATATTTCCCACTTACAACAGCACACTTGACTGGTCACAGTGTAGAATTTGCAAGTGCATCTATAGCTCCAGAAGCTTATAAAGGAATGGAAGAATCTGCTATATCAATGGCACTTACAGCTATGGATATTTTCACTGATGCTGAATTATTAAAAAAAATAAAAGATGAATTTAACAAAAATGTTAAAAAAATGTAG
- a CDS encoding phosphate ABC transporter ATP-binding protein → MSNEDIRILVKDFNFYYGSFQALKNINMEIKRNKVTALIGPSGCGKSTFLRSINRMNDLISGAKYEGEILFDEKNIFDKDYDIVELRKKIGMVFQKPNPFPKTIYENLVYAPKLHGEKDKDKLEEIVESSLKSVALWNEVKDKLHQSSLGLSGGQQQRLCIARAISVSPEILLMDEPTSALDPISTAKIEELIRQLEKQYSIIIVTHNMQQASRISEYTGFFYQGVLEEFDKTEIIFTAPNNKKTEDYITGKFG, encoded by the coding sequence ATGAGTAATGAAGATATCAGAATACTGGTAAAAGATTTTAATTTTTATTATGGCAGTTTTCAAGCATTAAAAAATATAAATATGGAAATCAAAAGAAATAAAGTAACTGCTCTTATAGGTCCATCTGGATGTGGTAAATCAACTTTCCTAAGATCAATAAACAGAATGAATGACCTCATTTCAGGAGCAAAGTATGAAGGCGAAATATTATTTGATGAAAAAAATATTTTTGATAAAGACTATGATATAGTTGAACTTAGAAAAAAAATTGGAATGGTTTTTCAAAAACCAAATCCTTTTCCTAAAACAATATATGAAAATCTTGTATACGCTCCTAAACTTCATGGAGAAAAGGATAAAGATAAACTTGAAGAAATAGTTGAAAGTTCTTTAAAGTCTGTTGCCTTATGGAATGAGGTAAAAGATAAACTCCATCAGTCATCTCTCGGACTTTCTGGTGGGCAGCAGCAGAGATTGTGTATAGCCAGAGCTATATCAGTAAGTCCTGAAATACTTTTGATGGATGAGCCCACATCAGCTCTTGACCCAATTTCAACAGCTAAAATAGAAGAACTTATCAGACAGCTCGAAAAACAATACAGTATAATTATTGTTACGCATAATATGCAGCAGGCTTCCAGAATATCAGAATATACTGGATTTTTCTATCAGGGAGTGTTGGAAGAATTTGACAAGACAGAAATAATATTTACAGCTCCAAACAATAAAAAAACAGAGGATTATATTACAGGAAAATTTGGATAG